The Cucurbita pepo subsp. pepo cultivar mu-cu-16 unplaced genomic scaffold, ASM280686v2 Cp4.1_scaffold001033, whole genome shotgun sequence nucleotide sequence tcaataaattataagtaaCAACGTCTGGAAAATGACCTAACAAAAGCATATCCTTTTTCAGAGAATAAGCATTGAATATGTTCCCTCCTTTAACTTGTGCGTGAATCAACGCATTGTAAGTAAATACATTTGGTAGCACGCCGGTGGCCAACATCTGATCCCTGATGGAGATTGCATTGCTCAGATCTCCATACCTTCCATAACAATCAATTATCAGGTTCCAGATACGAGGCTCAGGCACCATCGATTTCTCTAACATTGAATGAAGAAACTCATTAGCTTTGATAGCATCTCCACGAATACATAGACCTTGAATAATCATTTTGTATGAAATATGATCTGGAGAAACACCCATTCGTGACATGACATCATGGATATAGTAAACCTCATCAAATTGGCCCTCTTTACAAAGATCACTGATTAGAGTGTTGTATGTAAAGATATCCGGAATAAAACCCCTCTTGATCATATCAACAACACAGCCAAATGCAATTTTCTTATCTTGATTCAAACAAAGCCCGTGAATAAGGACGTTGTATGCAACGACATCAATCTCTGTCTTCTTTTCAACCATCTCAGACCATAAAGCAATAGCCTGAACCATATCTCCACCTTTAAAGTAACCATCCATTAATATAGTTGATGTGATTGCATCAACTGTTGTTTTAATATCATCATCAAGGACATCTTCAAGAAGCTTCCGAGCATCCTCCAGGATGCCTCTCTTGCACAATGCATGTAAAAGTATGTTATAGGTAATTCTACTTGGCTTAATACCACTATTAGCCATGGTATAAAATAGGTCGAGAGCTTTATCCATATTCCTATGAAGGCAGAAACccttaataataatgttgtaTGTGGCACAACTGGGAGAAGGACCCCTTTCTAACATTTCCCTAAAAAGAGAATCTGCTATCTCCATATCACAGTTTATACACAGTCCATTAAGAAGATAATTGTGTGTGAGTAAATCAACAACAAAACCTTGTCTTATCAACTTTCTCCGAAGCAAAAGAGCTGCTCCTAACTTTCCTTTTAAACACAAATCCCCAACCATGGCAGTGTAGTCAGGTTGCTAAACGGCCTCCCAAAAACATTTCTGAAGACCTGACTTCGCTAAACATATGCTTTCCCTGCAAAAATTTAGGCATTTAACAGATTTTTACAAGATGATAACTTGTAAACATATAAGGCATATAAGATCATTAgatatatttaatagcataAAAACAATTGGGAGATGAAGAATAAATGACATCAGCCGtccaattttttaatcttcttatCCTCATCACAACTAGGAATAATAATACACCAACAATCATAAGTCATTGCACTCAATGAATATTCAACTCTAAAGAAGCAATAAGGGGCTATGCAGGAGAAGTACATCAACTTAATTTGAGTGAATATAAAGATGGATGTGAAAGGACTCATTGATGTCTTAATGAAGAAACGTGGAGGAATCCCAgtttttagtaaaaatatcANNNNNNNNNNNNNNNNNNNNNNNNNNNNNNNNNNNNNNNNNNNNNNNNNNNNNNNNNNNNNNNNNNNNNNNNNNNNNNNNNNNNNNNNNNNNNNNNNNNNNNNNNNNNNNNNNNNNNNNNNNNNNNNNNNNNNNNNNNNNNNNNNNNNNNNNNNNNNNNNNNNNNNNNNNNNNNNNNNNNNNNNNNNNNNNNNNNNNNNNNNNNNNNNNNNNNNNNNNNNNNNNNNNNNNNNNNNNNNNNNNNNNNNNNNNNNNNNNNNNNNNNNNNNNNNNNNNNNNNNNNNNNNNNNNNNNNNNNNNNNNNNNNNNNNNNNNNNNNNNNNNNNNNNNNNNNNNNNNNNNNNNNNNNNNNNNNNNNNNNNNNNNNNNNNNNNNNNNNNNNNNNNNN carries:
- the LOC111786107 gene encoding pentatricopeptide repeat-containing protein At5g24830-like translates to MVGDLCLKGKLGAALLLRRKLIRQGFVVDLLTHNYLLNGLCINCDMEIADSLFREMLERGPSPSCATYNIIIKGFCLHRNMDKALDLFYTMANSGIKPSRITYNILLHALCKRGILEDARKLLEDVLDDDIKTTVDAITSTILMDGYFKGGDMVQAIALWSEMVEKKTEIDVVAYNVLIHGLCLNQDKKIAFGCVVDMIKRGFIPDIFTYNTLISDLCKEGQFDEVYYIHDVMSRMGVSPDHISYKMIIQGLCIRGDAIKANEFLHSMLEKSMVPEPRIWNLIIDCYGRYGDLSNAISIRDQMLATGVLPNVFTYNALIHAQVKGGNIFNAYSLKKDMLLLGHFPDVVTYNLLISGACKCGQIRFALQLYDEMLRKGYEPDKITYTELIRGHCICGDMKEAEDLFMKLHRSGLPMDIVPFK